From the genome of Leptolyngbya iicbica LK, one region includes:
- a CDS encoding glycerate kinase type-2 family protein, whose product MSPTEILRQLFDTAVAAAQPECRIPAFLPPPPKGKTVVVGAGKSAAAMARAVEQAWSEPLSGVVVTRYGHGAATQRVEVLEAAHPVPDANGMAAAERILETVTPLGADDLVICLISGGGSALLTLPPVGIGLEVLADLNRQLLRSGADIGEMNAVRKNLSRSSGGRLAAAAYPAQVVSLLISDVPGDDLRAIASGPTVGDTATAQDALRILQKYDIHVPPEVLAYLQANPDPVIAPGDERLSTTTNHLIAAPQQSLEAAAQKAQALGYQPLILGSAIEGEARQVGIVHAGIVQQVVQYQQPIAPPCIILSGGETTVTVTGEAGKGGRNSEFLLSLAVALKGREKVWAIACDTDGIDGSEDNAGAVIWPTIVPQGRDRGFKAGELLAAHDSYSFFEGVEALVTTGPTLTNVNDFRAILIDA is encoded by the coding sequence ATGTCTCCGACTGAGATTTTGCGCCAATTATTTGATACTGCAGTGGCCGCCGCTCAACCTGAATGCCGCATCCCCGCCTTTTTGCCACCGCCCCCCAAGGGCAAGACGGTGGTGGTCGGGGCTGGTAAGTCGGCGGCGGCGATGGCCCGGGCAGTCGAACAAGCCTGGTCGGAACCCTTGTCGGGGGTGGTGGTCACCCGTTACGGGCATGGTGCCGCGACCCAACGAGTGGAAGTGTTGGAAGCGGCGCATCCCGTCCCCGATGCCAATGGGATGGCGGCGGCGGAGCGCATTCTTGAAACGGTGACGCCGCTGGGGGCCGACGATTTGGTGATTTGCCTGATTTCCGGCGGGGGGTCAGCGCTGTTAACCCTGCCTCCCGTCGGTATTGGGTTAGAAGTGTTGGCCGATTTGAATCGGCAACTGCTGCGATCGGGCGCAGATATTGGCGAAATGAATGCCGTGCGCAAGAATCTCTCTCGCTCTAGCGGCGGGCGATTGGCGGCGGCGGCGTATCCGGCTCAGGTGGTGTCGTTGCTGATCTCCGACGTGCCGGGGGATGACCTGCGGGCGATCGCCTCGGGTCCCACGGTGGGTGACACGGCGACGGCTCAGGATGCGCTGCGCATTTTGCAGAAATACGACATTCATGTACCGCCGGAGGTGTTGGCCTATTTGCAAGCGAACCCGGATCCGGTCATCGCCCCGGGGGATGAGCGCCTGAGCACCACCACCAATCACCTGATCGCCGCGCCGCAGCAATCGCTGGAAGCCGCCGCCCAGAAGGCGCAAGCGTTAGGCTACCAACCGCTGATTTTGGGCAGTGCGATCGAGGGCGAGGCTCGCCAGGTGGGCATTGTGCATGCAGGCATTGTGCAGCAAGTGGTGCAGTATCAGCAGCCGATCGCGCCGCCTTGCATCATTCTCTCGGGGGGAGAGACCACCGTAACCGTGACTGGAGAAGCGGGGAAAGGAGGCCGCAACAGCGAATTTTTGCTCTCCCTCGCGGTAGCGCTCAAAGGGCGAGAAAAGGTGTGGGCGATCGCCTGCGATACCGATGGCATTGATGGCAGTGAAGATAATGCCGGAGCCGTGATTTGGCCGACCATCGTGCCCCAGGGTCGCGATCGCGGCTTCAAAGCGGGGGAGCTGCTGGCAGCCCACGATAGCTATTCGTTCTTTGAGGGGGTGGAGGCACTGGTGACCACTGGCCCCACCCTCACCAATGTGAATGACTTTCGCGCCATCTTGATCGATGCCTAG
- a CDS encoding pantothenate kinase, whose product MPSSSSASSSAAPWLGLVVGNTRLHWGLFYQQQWQAVWHTPHLTAPQVAALIDQQFDLAAWRSLQLLDQDTLDELAPLTAIATSPSPLRLYGASVVPAQTALWQSYSGFREVTLADIPLANLYPSLGIDRALNLLGAGDRYGWPILVIDAGTALTFTAGTAERFIGGAILPGLTTQFATLAANTANLPTAHLPTALPSRWASNTAAAIHSGVIYGTLATLTDYLQAWQQEYPTGYVVLTGGDGSRLYQWWQQHHQKTPGMAVEPHLTFFGLSRLQPALLATDPQF is encoded by the coding sequence ATGCCTAGTTCGTCCTCTGCATCCTCCTCGGCGGCGCCGTGGTTGGGGCTGGTGGTGGGCAACACGCGACTGCACTGGGGACTCTTTTATCAACAGCAGTGGCAGGCCGTTTGGCACACACCCCATTTAACGGCGCCTCAAGTGGCAGCGTTGATTGATCAACAGTTTGACCTGGCAGCCTGGCGATCGCTCCAACTGCTCGATCAGGACACGCTCGACGAGTTGGCCCCGCTCACAGCCATTGCGACATCCCCATCGCCCCTGCGGCTATATGGCGCTTCCGTCGTCCCGGCCCAAACGGCACTGTGGCAGAGCTATTCTGGCTTCCGAGAGGTGACGCTGGCCGACATTCCCCTCGCCAATCTGTATCCCAGCCTAGGCATCGATCGCGCGTTGAACTTGCTGGGGGCGGGCGATCGCTACGGTTGGCCCATCCTGGTCATTGATGCGGGCACGGCGCTGACCTTCACCGCTGGCACGGCAGAGCGCTTCATCGGCGGAGCCATTTTGCCGGGACTGACCACCCAGTTCGCCACCTTAGCCGCCAACACCGCCAATTTGCCGACGGCTCACCTGCCGACAGCACTGCCATCGCGTTGGGCTAGCAATACCGCCGCCGCCATCCACAGTGGCGTCATCTATGGCACGTTAGCCACCCTGACCGACTATCTCCAAGCCTGGCAGCAGGAGTATCCCACGGGGTATGTGGTGTTGACCGGGGGCGATGGTTCCCGCCTTTATCAGTGGTGGCAGCAGCACCATCAAAAAACGCCAGGAATGGCCGTAGAGCCGCACCTGACGTTTTTCGGTTTAAGTCGTCTCCAGCCTGCTTTGCTGGCTACAGACCCGCAATTCTAG